The Erigeron canadensis isolate Cc75 chromosome 4, C_canadensis_v1, whole genome shotgun sequence genome window below encodes:
- the LOC122595963 gene encoding uncharacterized protein LOC122595963 isoform X1, with the protein MSMRMQTLSEEVEYNWTTDRKPAARDIIIAVDHGPKSKHAFDWALVHFCRAGDTIHLVHSVSSLKNTIVYNVTQTLMEKLSLEALKVAMVKVETRIVEGDAGKAICKEADKVKPVAVVMGTRGRSLMQSVLKGSVSEYVYHNCKAAPVIIVPGIVIIEAVEAGEESVVSSDD; encoded by the exons ATGAGTATGAGAATGCAAACTCTGAGCGAAGAAGTAGAATACAACTGGACAACTGATCGGAAGCCCGCCGCCCGTGATATAATTATTGCTGTAGATCATGGTCCTAAATCCAAACATGCTTTTGACTGGGCCCTTGTTCATTTCTGTCGGGCTGGAGATACTATTCATCTTGTCCACTCTGTTTCTA GTTTGAAGAATACTATCGTGTATAATGTAACACAAACGTTGATGGAAAAGCTATCTCTTGAGGCTTTGAAGGTTGCTatg GTAAAAGTAGAGACTCGGATAGTGGAAGGAGATGCAGGAAAAGCAATATGCAAGGAAGCAGATAAAGTGAAGCCTGTAGCAGTCGTCATGGGTACAAGAGGCCGGAGCCTAATGCAAAG TGTATTAAAAGGAAGTGTTAGTGAGTATGTCTACCACAACTGCAAAGCAGCACCTGTCATTATTGTTCCAGGGATAG TTATTATTGAAGCAGTAGAAGCTGGGGAAGAATCAGTGGTTTCTTCGGACGACTGA
- the LOC122595963 gene encoding uncharacterized protein LOC122595963 isoform X2, producing MSMRMQTLSEEVEYNWTTDRKPAARDIIIAVDHGPKSKHAFDWALVHFCRAGDTIHLVHSVSSLKNTIVYNVTQTLMEKLSLEALKVAMVKVETRIVEGDAGKAICKEADKVKPVAVVMGTRGRSLMQSVLKGSVSEYVYHNCKAAPVIIVPGIVEAGEESVVSSDD from the exons ATGAGTATGAGAATGCAAACTCTGAGCGAAGAAGTAGAATACAACTGGACAACTGATCGGAAGCCCGCCGCCCGTGATATAATTATTGCTGTAGATCATGGTCCTAAATCCAAACATGCTTTTGACTGGGCCCTTGTTCATTTCTGTCGGGCTGGAGATACTATTCATCTTGTCCACTCTGTTTCTA GTTTGAAGAATACTATCGTGTATAATGTAACACAAACGTTGATGGAAAAGCTATCTCTTGAGGCTTTGAAGGTTGCTatg GTAAAAGTAGAGACTCGGATAGTGGAAGGAGATGCAGGAAAAGCAATATGCAAGGAAGCAGATAAAGTGAAGCCTGTAGCAGTCGTCATGGGTACAAGAGGCCGGAGCCTAATGCAAAG TGTATTAAAAGGAAGTGTTAGTGAGTATGTCTACCACAACTGCAAAGCAGCACCTGTCATTATTGTTCCAGGGATAG TAGAAGCTGGGGAAGAATCAGTGGTTTCTTCGGACGACTGA
- the LOC122597489 gene encoding putative pectinesterase 11, translating to MAVTYRKKFVWFLFYKIVVCFGLLLSSRVVSFSSSTMEAFLIVVDQTGKGDYKRIQEAINSVASNNSQQMYISIKPGIYREKIVIPADKPFITLSGTEGLNTTITWNDSGEIFESPTLSVMASDFVARHLTIQNTFGTSGKGIALRVSADRAAFYGCRILSYQDTLLDDYGRHYYNNCYIEGATDFICGNAASLFENCQLNSLAKNLGIITAQHRNSPSENTGFIFLGCKITGLDNGTVLGRPWGPFSRVIFANTYMSNAVSPEGWRDWDESKYERTVYYGEYKCYGPGANRSNRVKWSHELSHDESAPFMNKTIIGGRSWLRPTPTRFKKHMPHAD from the exons ATGGCCGTCACGTAcagaaaaaaatttgtttggtttttgttttataaaattgttgtttgtttcGGTTTGCTGTTATCGTCAAGGGtggtttctttttcttcttcgaCTATGGAAGCATTTTTGATAGTTGTCGATCAAACCGGAAAAGGTGATTACAAAAGGATACAAGAAGCAATTAACTCGGTTGCTTCTAATAATTCTCAACAAATGTACATTTCGATTAAACCAGGAATATACAG AGAAAAGATTGTTATTCCGGCTGATAAACCTTTTATAACGTTGAGTGGTACGGAGGGCTTGAATACCACCATAACATGGAACGACAGTGGAGAGATATTCGAGTCTCCAACGCTATCTGTAATGGCTTCTGATTTTGTTGCAAGACATCTCACTATTCAA AATACTTTTGGGACAAGTGGGAAAGGTATTGCTTTGAGAGTATCCGCAGATCGGGCTGCATTTTATGGGTGTCGAATTCTTTCATATCAAGACACATTGCTTGATGATTATGGGAGGCATTATTACAACAATTGTTATATCGAAGGCGCCACGGATTTCATTTGTGGAAATGCTGCATCTCTCTTTGAA AATTGTCAGTTAAATTCACTTGCTAAAAACTTGGGAATAATAACAGCTCAACACCGCAACTCACCATCAGAGAATACAGGCTTCATCTTTTTGGGTTGTAAAATAACAGGCTTAGATAACGGCACTGTTCTTGGTAGGCCATGGGGTCCATTCTCTCGTGTCATATTTGCAAATACGTACATGTCAAATGCAGTATCACCAGAGGGGTGGCGTGATTGGGATGAATCAAAATACGAAAG GACTGTGTACTATGGCGAATACAAATGTTATGGTCCAGGAGCCAACAGATCTAATCGGGTTAAATGGTCTCATGAGCTATCACACGATGAGAGTGCACCTTTTATGAACAAGACCATAATTGGGGGCAGAAGTTGGCTTAGACCTACACCAACACGTTTTAAGAAACACATGCCTCATGCCGATTAG
- the LOC122594957 gene encoding probable pinoresinol-lariciresinol reductase 3 isoform X1, with protein sequence MEELTIAKNKKWSSTSSSILIIGVTSNLGFEVAKASLHASHPTFCLVRSSCFSDPHKSQKIQLLSDSGAVILQGSLHDEKSLVEALKQVNVVICTVNSKQVLDQKPLISAIKKVGCIERFIPSEFGSDPDRMHISNMDQGFYSRKSEIRRLVEVEGIPHTYISCNFFMSYLLPSLVQPGLKVPPRDKVTIFGDGTVKGVFMNERDVAAFTISTVDDPRTLNKVLYLRPPGNVLSMNELVESWECKIGKQLEKTYVTEEDLLKKIKETPYPDNMEMVFIYAGFVKGFQTCFDVEASGGVEGTSLYPYLKYTTISMYLDTLL encoded by the exons atggaaGAATTAACGatagcaaaaaataaaaaatggagtAGCACTAGCAGTAGTATATTAATAATAGGAGTAACGAGTAATTTAGGCTTTGAAGTAGCCAAAGCAAGTCTCCATGCATCTCATCCTACATTTTGTCTTGTCAGATCTTCTTGTTTCTCTGATCCCCACAAGTCTCAAAAGATTCAGCTTCTTTCTGATTCCGGCGCCGTTATTCTTCAG GGCTCATTGCATGACGAAAAGAGTCTTGTCGAAGCACTTAAGCAAGTAAATGTCGTGATATGTACAGTAAATTCGAAACAAGTCCTTGATCAAAAGCCTCTCATTTCCGCCATCAAGAAAGTTGGATGCATTGAG AGATTCATTCCTTCAGAATTTGGATCTGATCCCGATAGAATGCATATATCCAATATGGATCAAGGCTTTTATTCAAGGAAATCCGAAATTAGACGCCTTGTAGAAGTCGAGGGCATTCCACACACCTACATTTCTTGCAACTTTTTCATGAGTTACTTGCTTCCTTCTCTAGTTCAGCCAGGCTTGAAGGTCCCTCCAAGGGATAAAGTAACCATATTTGGGGATGGAACTGTCAAAG GTGTTTTTATGAACGAAAGAGACGTGGCTGCATTCACAATTAGTACAGTAGACGATCCACGCACTCTGAATAAGGTGTTATATCTGAGGCCGCCTGGAAATGTCCTCTCCATGAATGAACTAGTTGAGAGTTGGGAATGCAAGATCGGGAAGCAGCTTGAGAAGACTTATGTCACTGAAGAAGACCTTCTCAAGAAGATCAAAG AAACTCCATATCCAGACAACATGGAAATGGTTTTCATATACGCGGGATTCGTGAAGGGATTTCAGACATGTTTTGATGTAGAGGCATCCGGAGGAGTGGAAGGGACATCATTGTATCCTTACCTGAAGTATACCACCATAAGCATGTATTTAGACACCCTGTTATGA
- the LOC122594957 gene encoding probable pinoresinol-lariciresinol reductase 3 isoform X2, with the protein MEELTIAKNKKWSSTSSSILIIGVTSNLGFEVAKASLHASHPTFCLVRSSCFSDPHKSQKIQLLSDSGAVILQGSLHDEKSLVEALKQVNVVICTVNSKQVLDQKPLISAIKKVGCIERFIPSEFGSDPDRMHISNMDQGFYSRKSEIRRLVEVEGIPHTYISCNFFMSYLLPSLVQPGLKVPPRDKVTIFGDGTVKGVFMNERDVAAFTISTVDDPRTLNKVLYLRPPGNVLSMNELVESWECKIGKQLEKTYVTEEDLLKKIKGNGK; encoded by the exons atggaaGAATTAACGatagcaaaaaataaaaaatggagtAGCACTAGCAGTAGTATATTAATAATAGGAGTAACGAGTAATTTAGGCTTTGAAGTAGCCAAAGCAAGTCTCCATGCATCTCATCCTACATTTTGTCTTGTCAGATCTTCTTGTTTCTCTGATCCCCACAAGTCTCAAAAGATTCAGCTTCTTTCTGATTCCGGCGCCGTTATTCTTCAG GGCTCATTGCATGACGAAAAGAGTCTTGTCGAAGCACTTAAGCAAGTAAATGTCGTGATATGTACAGTAAATTCGAAACAAGTCCTTGATCAAAAGCCTCTCATTTCCGCCATCAAGAAAGTTGGATGCATTGAG AGATTCATTCCTTCAGAATTTGGATCTGATCCCGATAGAATGCATATATCCAATATGGATCAAGGCTTTTATTCAAGGAAATCCGAAATTAGACGCCTTGTAGAAGTCGAGGGCATTCCACACACCTACATTTCTTGCAACTTTTTCATGAGTTACTTGCTTCCTTCTCTAGTTCAGCCAGGCTTGAAGGTCCCTCCAAGGGATAAAGTAACCATATTTGGGGATGGAACTGTCAAAG GTGTTTTTATGAACGAAAGAGACGTGGCTGCATTCACAATTAGTACAGTAGACGATCCACGCACTCTGAATAAGGTGTTATATCTGAGGCCGCCTGGAAATGTCCTCTCCATGAATGAACTAGTTGAGAGTTGGGAATGCAAGATCGGGAAGCAGCTTGAGAAGACTTATGTCACTGAAGAAGACCTTCTCAAGAAGATCAAAG GAAATGGCAAATAA
- the LOC122594956 gene encoding adoMet-dependent rRNA methyltransferase spb1, whose product MGRKAKGKHRLDKYYNLAKEHGYRSRAVWKIIQIDSKYPVFRSAHAVLDLCAAPGGWMQAAVERAPAGSLIIGVDLDPIRAIRGAIAVQEDITSNKCRATVKRLMNENGVKAFDLILHDGSPNVGGAWAQEATSQNSLVIDSVKLASELLAPKGNFVTKVFRSRDYSAVLYCLRQLFEKVEVDKPLASRSTSAEIYCICLNYKAPAKIDPRLFDVRHLFQGGKEAPKVLDVLRDPKQKRHRDGYEDGDTTLRKTSSATDFIWSNAPLDVLGTVGSITFTDATCLPIRDHALTTEEVKALCDDLRVLGKQDFKHLLKWRIHIRKALSPEKETPKPADVEPETKVDEDEDDDGLKEMEELTNAMLRKKKQAKKILAKRKAKDKARKATGMQSDVMEDGYTDIELFSLSSIKGKKDLVAVDNTEDDGAINDIVDSDDEGGQVGSQDEEDSDIDSDEERRRYDEKMEQLLDEAYEQYVAKKEGSTKQRKRLKQKHSEDGELLEGDEDDDDALLPDEDSDNDQRDQESNPLMIPLDNDEPTEEEIAAKWFSQDVFDDGDEQEDTKMDVSEDDEDEMQVDNKPDDQIMVPKKPTSKNKAKKPQSSLPAPSEDFEVVPATQADSSDDSSSDESEYDVETKAEILALAKKMLKKKDREEMIDDGYNKRLFDDGSGLPKWFVDDEKKHMQPLKPITKEEVNAMKAQFREINARPAKKVAQAKARKKRDAMRKMEKVRKKANTIADQADINDRSKMKMIDSLYKKAVPVRPKKELVVAKKGVQVKTGKGKVLVDRRMKKDLRKHGMKKEKERSKKGGKGKKGMPKGKAGRNESKGSGPAKGRTGRK is encoded by the exons ATGGGTCGAAAAGCTAAAGGAAAACACAGGTTAGACAAATACTACAATCTAGCCAAAGAACACGGCTACAGATCACGTGCAGTTTGGAAAATCATCCAAATCGATTCAAAATACCCTGTCTTCCGCTCAGCACACGCCGTTCTCGATCTTTGCGCCGCCCCAGGTGGGTGGATGCAAGCTGCAGTCGAAAGGGCACCTGCCGGGAGCTTAATTATCGGTGTTGACCTTGACCCGATTCGGGCCATTCGCGGGGCGATTGCGGTCCAAGAAGATATAACAAGTAACAAATGTAGAGCAACTGTTAAGAGGTTGATGAATGAAAATGGAGTCAAAGCTTTTGACTTGATATTGCATGATGGGTCACCTAATGTTGGTGGTGCTTGGGCTCAAGAAGCTACTAGTCAGAATTCGCTTGTTATCGATTCCGTGAAATTAGCTTCTGAGTTGCTGGCGCCTAAAGGGAACTTTGTTACCAAA GTTTTTAGGTCAAGGGATTACAGTGCAGTCCTATATTGTCTTAGACAG TTATTTGAAAAGGTCGAGGTGGATAAACCACTTGCCAGTCGCTCGACGTCTGCTGAAATTTATTGCATATGTCTAAATTACAAGGCCCCTGCAAAGATAGATCCCCGTCTTTTTGATGTTAGGCATCTATTTCAGGGAGGCAAAGAGGCCCCAAAG GTTCTTGATGTACTTAGAGATCCGAAACAGAAGAGACATCGTGATGG GTATGAAGACGGTGACACGACTTTGAGGAAAACTTCTTCAGCTACAGACTTTATCTGGTCAAATGCTCCTCTTGATGTTCTTGGTACTGTTGGATCTATAACCTTTACAGATGCCACTTGTCTGCCTATCAGGGATCATGCATTGACTACAGAGGAG GTTAAGGCACTATGTGATGACTTGCGTGTTTTAGGGAAGCAAGACTTTAAGCATTTGCTGAA GTGGCGTATCCATATCAGAAAGGCATTGTCTCCAGAAAAGGAAACTCCTAAACCTGCAGATGTTGAACCTGAAACCAAAGTTGATGAAGACGAGGATGATGATGGACTGAAAGAAATGGAGGAGTTGACAAATGCTATGTTGCGGAAGAAAAAACAGGCCAAAAAGATTCTTGCAAAACGCAAAGCTAAG GATAAAGCAAGGAAAGCAACTGGTATGCAGAGTGATGTAATGGAAGATGGTTATACTGATATTGAGTTATTTTCTCTATCATCTATCAAG GGAAAGAAAGATTTGGTAGCCGTTGATAACACCGAAGATGACGGTGCAATTAATGATATAGTAGATAGTGATGATGAGGGAGGCCAAGTCGGTTCTCAAGATGAGGAAGACAGCGATATAGATTCTGACGAAGAGCGTCGAAG GTATGATGAGAAGATGGAGCAGTTATTGGATGAAGCATATGAGCAATATGTAGCCAAGAAAGAAGGAAGCACAAAGCAGAGAAAGCGATTAAAGCAAAAGCACTCTGAGGATGGTGAACTTCTTGAG GGTGacgaggatgatgatgatgcccTTCTTCCAGATGAAGACTCAGACAATGATCAgcgtgatcaagaatccaatcCTCTAATGATACCTCTTGACAATGACGAACCAACTGAGGAAGAAATAGCTGCAAAATGGTTTAGCCAAGATGTCTTTGATGACGGTGATGAACAAGAAGATACAAAAATGGATGTGagtgaagatgatgaagacgaGATGCAAGTAGATAACAAGCCAGATGACCAAATCATGGTCCCTAAGAAGCCGACATCAAAAAACAAAGCGAAAAAACCTCAGTCCTCTCTGCCTGCACCTAGCGAGGATTTTGAGGTTGTCCCTGCTACACAGGCAGATTCTAGTGACGATTCATCGTCAGATGAATCAGAATATGATGTAGAAACAAAAGCTGAAATATTGGCATTGGCGAAGAAAATGCTTAAAAAAAAGGATAGAGAAGAGATGATTGATGATGGTTACAACAAGCGATTGTTTGATGATGGTTCTGGATTACCCAAATGGTTTGTAGATGACGAGAAGAAACACATGCAGCCCTTGAAACCCATAACAAAAGAAGAGGTTAATGCAATGAAAGCTCAATTCAGAGAGATTAATGCCCGACCTGCCAAGAAGGTGGCCCAAGCAAAGGCCCGAAAGAAGCGGGATGCAATGAGGAAGATGGAGAAGGTTCGAAAGAAGGCCAACACTATTGCCGATCAAGCAGATATCAATGATCGATCcaagatgaagatgattgatTCACTATATAAGAAGGCGGTTCCTGTGAGACCAAAGAAAGAGTTGGTGGTTGCAAAGAAAGGGGTACAAGTTAAAACAGGTAAAGGGAAAGTACTTGTGGATAGGAGGATGAAGAAGGATCTGAGGAAACATGGaatgaaaaaggaaaaggaaagaaGCAAGAAAGGTGGGAAAGGAAAAAAAGGTATGCCCAAGGGTAAAGCGGGAAGAAATGAAAGTAAAGGATCCGGTCCAGCTAAGGGCAGGACAGGAAGAAAGTGA
- the LOC122597490 gene encoding uncharacterized protein LOC122597490, translating to MKFGYILSVDMRMSSSYICEDLIVDIFKRLPPKSLLRFRSVSKSLCSCIDSREFIRLHMLQSHPQKVVIIHTIVVHIAFKTVQNLGDDFYTLHSPEKLHLLSCPKCAAADGKWRACIMTFDFSTHGFGTIDLPNREKTRCRLMIIDGCLAVMSSDHNNTWIWVRRREHNNDIPCWSVHCKLEEYGSAEVYGNASHITTTGNFLVHFDFPYLWQVYNPETRKGSRLVDIPASSWKGMNPGTPIASSHIYDMEPYVESLELLDTGTTCDQRNQQQPSFVQGKKRSSRTTLRKLIDFFTPCSTPHAN from the exons ATGAAATTTGGTTATATTTTATCGGTAGATATGAGGATGTCCTCCTCCTATATATGTGAAGACTTGATTGTTGATATCTTCAAAAGACTGCCACCCAAATCCCTCCTCCGATTTAGGTCCGTCTCGAAATCATTGTGCTCTTGTATCGATAGTCGTGAATTCATCCGTCTGCACATGTTACAATCCCACCCACAAAAAGTAGTGATTATACATACTATTGTTGTTCACATCGCTTTTAAAACTGTACAAAACTTAGGTGATGACTTCTACACGCTACATTCACCAGAGAAATTGCATTTACTATCATGTCCCA AATGTGCAGCAGCAGATGGAAAATGGCGTGCTTGTATTATGACTTTTGATTTCAGTACTCATGGTTTTGGAACAATTGATCTCCCGAATCGTGAGAAAACCAGATGTAGACTAATGATCATCGACGGTTGTTTAGCTGTGATGTCTTCCGACCATAACAATACTTGGATTTGGGTTAGAAGAAGAGAGCACAATAATGATATTCCTTGTTGGTCTGTACATTGTAAGCTGGAAGAGTATGGATCTGCTGAAGTATATGGAAATGCCTCACACATTACTACCACGGGTAATTTTTTGGTACACTTTGATTTCCCTTACCTCTGGCAAGTTTATAATCCCGAGACAAGGAAGGGATCACGCCTTGTGGATATCCCTGCATCAAGCTGGAAGGGTATGAACCCTGGTACCCCAATTGCATCTTCTCACATATATGACATGGAACCGTATGTTGAAAGTCTTGAATTGTTAGACACCGGGACTACTTGTGATCAGAGAAACCAGCAGCAGCCATCTTTTGTTCAAGGAAAAAAGAGAAGCAGCAGAACAACACTTCGAAAACTAATTGATTTTTTCACACCTTGTTCTACACCGCATGCAAATTAA
- the LOC122597949 gene encoding SNF1-related protein kinase regulatory subunit gamma-1-like, whose amino-acid sequence MDLRKVEEIVKDSKGGIIEKKDAIMSTLLNNNSNSNNDSPEASSSSGREGGGVNIHGDPTTTSPAATTIIDSASALQLFLDHIPISSIPGIHNSPSTVAVVRTQDSVKSGIRRLYENNASGALIVDNTEPDPTKMLTTSFSHPYVGFISFSNMVLWSLQEYKKHQSGIKKDHALKKIKPDGFFSMLDRIPVSSEAKIGELAASFLWNPVFPVKPDQTIFHVLLLLSKHRLSVVPVTEHSSSKVVGYVTEDSINHILLQSSGLEWFDSIADKPLSDFRFEYNNQIVSVYNDQSIAEAVHMLWTNKVCAIAVEQRHTQKLIGCLRYSDVHRLLDDDSIFSVKEDTSIEQFIHRHTDLDRHDANHELGALISAGTLALHNKFEPRMDSPVTNTETDTLKQVMTNLSEKKSNFSFLVDGCGKVEGMITIRDILMEFAPPSMDSRIDGGGFFDTALKESGCIIRDGTMVHL is encoded by the exons ATGGATCTACGAAAGGTAGAGGAAATAGTGAAAGATTCAAAAGGTGGGATCATAGAGAAGAAAGATGCAATCATGTCAACCCTCCTCAATaataattctaattctaataatGATTCTCCTgaagcatcatcatcatctggcCGTGAAGGTGGTGGTGTTAATATTCATGGTGATCCAACAACAACGTCACCAGCTGCAACTACTATAATAGATTCAGCTAGTGCTCTTCAACTGTTTCTTGATCATATCCCCATTTCATCTATTCCTGGAATCCATAATTCCCCTTCCACCG TTGCCGTTGTGAGAACACAGGACAGTGTCAAAAGTGGGATAAGGAGGCTGTATGAGAATAATGCGAGTGGAGCTCTGATTGTGGACAATACAGAACCGGATCCGACCAAGATGCTCACCACATCATTCTCTCATCCATATGTTGGATTCATAAGCTTTTCCAATATGGTTCTGTGGTCTCTCCAG GAATACAAAAAACATCAAAGCGGAATTAAGAAGGATCAtgctttgaagaagattaagccAGATGGATTCTTTTCTATGCTTGATAGAATTCCAGTTTCTTCCGAGGCTAAG ATAGGCGAACTAGCAGCATCGTTTTTATGGAATCCTGTTTTTCCTGTAAAACCTGACCAGACGATCTTCCATGTTCTTTTGTTGCTATCTAAGCATCGACTAAGCGTGGTCCCTGTCACTGAACATTCCAGTTCAAAGGTTGTAGGCTATGTTACTGAG GATTCAATCAATCATATACTTCTACAGTCAAGCGGACTAGAATGGTTTGACAGCATTGCAGATAAACCGCTATCAGATTTCAG GTTTGAGTACAATAATCAAATTGTATCAGTCTATAATGACCAAAGCATCGCAGAGGCAGTTCATATGTTATGGACAAATAAAGTTTGTGCCATTGCAGTCGAGCAACGACATACACAGAAGCTCATTGGATGCCTCAGATACAGTGATGTTCATCGTCTTTTGGATGATGATAGCATCTTTTCTGTTAAAGA GGATACGAGTATAGAACAATTCATACATAGACACACTGATCTGGACCGCCATGATGCTAACCATGAGCTCGGGGCTCTAATATCTGCAGGAACTCTTGCACTGCACAACAAGTTCGAACCGAGAATGGACTCACCTGTCACAAACACAGAAACGGACACCCTAAAGCAAGTCATGACAAATTTATCAGAAAAGAAAAGCAATTTTAGTTTTCTTGTAGATGGTTGTGGTAAAGTAGAGGGGATGATTACAATAAGGGATATTCTTATGGAGTTTGCACCTCCTAGTATGGACTCAAGGATTGATGGTGGTGGCTTTTTTGACACGGCTTTAAAAGAGTCAGGGTGCATCATCAGAGACGGAACCATGGTTCATCTATAA